The following proteins are encoded in a genomic region of Streptomyces collinus Tu 365:
- a CDS encoding undecaprenyl-diphosphate phosphatase, with the protein MSAISVGQAVVLGVVEGVTEFLPVSSTGHLKIVEGLMNIPVDDKSVVGFSAVIQVGAIAAVLVYFFKDIKRIVSAWFRGLTNREERHHHDYKFAWWVIAATVPIVVVGLAAKPLIDGPLASLWVVAASLIVGSGVMWAADQMGRHKRGEDDTSFKDAMWVGCSQILALLFPGFSRSGATMSTALILDLDRVAATRLSFFLGIPALTGAGIYELKDALGAGVGAAPLAVGTLVSFVVAYASIAWLLKFVAKHSFNAFVIYRIVVGGALLGLLATGTLNS; encoded by the coding sequence ATGAGCGCCATCTCCGTCGGTCAAGCCGTCGTCCTCGGAGTCGTCGAGGGGGTGACCGAGTTCCTCCCCGTGTCCTCCACCGGCCACCTCAAGATCGTCGAGGGGCTCATGAACATCCCCGTCGACGACAAGTCCGTCGTCGGCTTCTCGGCCGTCATCCAGGTCGGCGCCATCGCCGCCGTGCTCGTGTACTTCTTCAAGGACATCAAGCGGATCGTCTCGGCCTGGTTCCGTGGTCTGACCAACCGCGAGGAGCGCCACCACCACGACTACAAGTTCGCCTGGTGGGTGATCGCCGCGACCGTCCCCATCGTCGTGGTCGGCCTCGCGGCCAAGCCGCTGATCGACGGTCCCCTCGCCTCGCTCTGGGTGGTCGCCGCCTCCCTGATCGTCGGCTCCGGCGTGATGTGGGCCGCCGACCAGATGGGCCGGCACAAGCGTGGTGAGGACGACACCTCGTTCAAGGACGCGATGTGGGTCGGCTGCTCGCAGATCCTCGCGCTGCTGTTCCCCGGCTTCTCCCGCTCCGGCGCCACCATGTCCACCGCGCTCATCCTGGACCTGGACCGCGTCGCCGCCACCCGCCTGTCGTTCTTCCTCGGCATCCCGGCCCTCACCGGCGCCGGCATCTACGAGCTGAAGGACGCCCTCGGCGCGGGCGTCGGCGCCGCCCCGCTCGCCGTCGGCACCCTCGTGTCCTTCGTGGTCGCCTACGCGTCCATCGCGTGGCTGCTGAAGTTCGTCGCCAAGCACTCCTTCAACGCCTTCGTGATCTACCGGATCGTCGTCGGCGGCGCGCTCCTCGGCCTGCTCGCCACCGGCACGCTCAACAGCTGA
- the crcB gene encoding fluoride efflux transporter CrcB, whose amino-acid sequence MNWLLVIAGAVVGAPLRYLTDRAVQAGHDSVFPWGTFVVNVTGSLVLGLLTGAVSAGAAGPHLQLLIGTGLCGALTTYSTFSYETLRLTEAGAGLYAAANVVASLVAGLAAAFAGVALAGALTT is encoded by the coding sequence GTGAACTGGCTGCTGGTCATCGCCGGGGCCGTGGTCGGCGCGCCCCTGCGCTACCTCACCGACCGCGCCGTACAGGCCGGACACGACTCGGTCTTCCCCTGGGGCACCTTCGTGGTGAACGTCACCGGCAGCCTCGTCCTGGGGCTGCTCACCGGTGCCGTGTCGGCCGGAGCCGCAGGTCCGCACCTGCAACTGCTGATCGGCACCGGCCTGTGCGGAGCCCTCACGACGTACTCGACCTTCTCCTACGAGACCCTGCGGCTGACCGAGGCGGGTGCGGGGCTCTACGCTGCCGCCAACGTCGTCGCGAGTCTCGTGGCGGGGCTCGCCGCCGCCTTCGCGGGCGTCGCCCTCGCCGGCGCCCTCACGACCTAG
- the aspA gene encoding aspartate ammonia-lyase has product MTAATRSEHDLLGDRDVPADAYWGVHTLRATENFPITGTPISAYPHLIDALAAVKEAAALANEELGLLEPRKAAAIVAACREIRAGALHDQFVVDVIQGGAGTSTNMNANEVVANRALELLGHAKGAYAHLHPNEDVNLGQSTNDVYPTAVKIATVFAVRGLLKAMAVLQDSFAHKAVEFRDVLKMGRTQLQDAVPMTLGQEFSAFAVMLDEDRSRLAEAVELVQEINLGATAIGTGLNAPAGYAEAARRHLAAITGLPLVTAANLVEATQDCGAFVQMSGVLKRIAVKLSKSCNDLRLLSSGPRAGLGEINLPPVQAGSSIMPGKVNPVIPEVVNQVAFEVIGNDVAITMAAEAGQLQLNAFEPIILHSLSESITHLRRACLVLAERCVNGITANTEVLRATVENSIGLVTALNPHIGYTAATDIAKEALATGRGVAELVLEKGLLPAGRLADLLRPEILAGSGAPAA; this is encoded by the coding sequence ATGACCGCCGCCACCCGTAGCGAGCACGACCTGCTCGGCGACCGGGACGTACCCGCCGACGCCTACTGGGGTGTCCACACCCTGCGTGCCACGGAGAACTTCCCGATCACCGGCACCCCCATCTCCGCCTACCCGCACCTGATCGACGCCCTGGCCGCCGTCAAGGAGGCCGCCGCCCTCGCCAACGAGGAACTCGGCCTGCTCGAGCCCCGCAAGGCCGCCGCGATCGTCGCCGCCTGCCGCGAGATACGCGCCGGCGCGCTGCACGACCAGTTCGTCGTGGACGTCATCCAGGGCGGCGCGGGCACGTCCACCAACATGAACGCCAACGAGGTCGTGGCCAACCGCGCGCTGGAGCTGCTCGGCCACGCCAAGGGCGCCTACGCGCACCTGCACCCCAACGAGGACGTCAACCTCGGCCAGTCGACCAACGACGTCTACCCCACCGCCGTCAAGATCGCGACCGTGTTCGCGGTGCGCGGCCTGCTCAAGGCGATGGCCGTCCTCCAGGACTCCTTCGCGCACAAGGCCGTCGAGTTCCGCGACGTGCTGAAGATGGGCCGCACCCAGCTCCAGGACGCGGTGCCGATGACCCTCGGCCAGGAGTTCTCGGCGTTCGCCGTGATGCTGGACGAGGACCGCAGCCGGCTCGCCGAGGCCGTCGAGCTGGTCCAGGAGATCAACCTCGGCGCCACCGCCATCGGCACCGGACTCAACGCCCCGGCCGGCTACGCCGAGGCCGCCCGCAGGCACCTCGCCGCGATCACCGGACTGCCCCTGGTCACCGCGGCCAACCTGGTCGAGGCCACCCAGGACTGCGGCGCCTTCGTGCAGATGTCGGGCGTGCTCAAGCGGATCGCCGTCAAGCTCTCCAAGAGCTGCAACGACCTGCGCCTGCTCTCCTCGGGCCCGCGCGCGGGCCTGGGCGAGATCAACCTGCCGCCGGTCCAGGCCGGTTCGTCGATCATGCCCGGCAAGGTCAACCCGGTCATCCCCGAGGTCGTCAACCAGGTCGCCTTCGAGGTGATCGGCAACGACGTGGCCATCACCATGGCCGCCGAGGCCGGGCAGCTCCAGCTCAACGCCTTCGAGCCGATCATCCTGCACTCCCTGTCCGAGTCGATCACCCACCTGCGCCGCGCCTGCCTCGTCCTCGCCGAGCGCTGCGTGAACGGCATCACCGCCAACACCGAGGTGCTGCGCGCGACCGTCGAGAACTCCATCGGCCTGGTCACCGCGCTCAACCCGCACATCGGGTACACGGCCGCCACCGACATCGCCAAGGAGGCCCTGGCCACCGGCCGGGGCGTGGCCGAGCTGGTGCTGGAGAAGGGCCTGCTGCCCGCCGGGCGGCTCGCCGACCTGCTGCGTCCCGAGATCCTGGCCGGTAGCGGGGCACCCGCCGCCTGA
- a CDS encoding FadR/GntR family transcriptional regulator, whose amino-acid sequence MNLSDSQTGVPAPRRVSAMEAVLGHLRGAIERGDYTIGDKLPSEAELCRTLEVSRPVLREALRALQTMGLTVSRTGKGTFVVASAVEDPTFGDYAASDLLEVRRHIEIPVAGYAAARRTPEDLDRLAHLLDRMERETDTTAWVAMDSLFHLAVAEAAQNPVFRRVIEEIRDALARQSAFLNELGGRREQSNREHRAIVEALVDGCEHDAVEAMSHHLDRVETTLTDIVRAGRPDPTEAGTGT is encoded by the coding sequence GTGAACCTGTCAGACAGCCAGACAGGTGTGCCGGCACCGCGGCGCGTCAGCGCGATGGAAGCGGTCCTCGGCCACCTTCGCGGCGCCATCGAGCGCGGCGACTACACGATCGGCGACAAGCTCCCCTCCGAGGCCGAGCTGTGCCGCACCCTCGAGGTGTCCCGGCCCGTCCTGCGCGAGGCGCTGCGCGCGCTGCAGACGATGGGGCTGACGGTCTCCCGGACCGGCAAGGGCACCTTCGTCGTCGCGAGCGCCGTCGAGGACCCCACCTTCGGCGACTACGCGGCCAGCGACCTGCTGGAGGTACGCCGCCACATCGAGATCCCGGTGGCCGGGTACGCCGCCGCGCGCCGCACCCCGGAGGACCTGGACCGCCTGGCCCACCTCCTGGACCGGATGGAGCGGGAGACGGACACCACCGCGTGGGTCGCGATGGACAGCCTCTTCCACCTCGCCGTCGCCGAGGCCGCCCAGAACCCCGTCTTCCGCCGGGTCATCGAGGAGATCCGCGACGCGCTGGCGCGCCAGTCGGCGTTCCTCAACGAGCTGGGCGGACGCCGGGAGCAGTCCAACCGGGAGCACCGGGCCATCGTCGAGGCGCTGGTGGACGGCTGCGAGCACGACGCCGTCGAGGCGATGAGCCACCACCTCGACCGCGTCGAGACGACCCTCACCGACATCGTGCGCGCCGGACGCCCGGACCCCACGGAAGCCGGAACCGGAACATGA
- the mptB gene encoding polyprenol phosphomannose-dependent alpha 1,6 mannosyltransferase MptB — protein sequence MPAKTVPVDQTPSVDHPVALRRCQVLGLTGTVFLALGGETAGALPVRDHLAPAPARAALGLVAVYFGVVLLTAAWMLLGRLVRGPRPPSQRSLLLVLTVWAAPLLLAPPLFSRDVYSYLAQGAMVDAHMDVYTQGPARLGGPLAHEVAPVWQHTAAPYGPAFLALASALSGLTHGRLPAGLLGMRLLALLGVALMAAALPRLARHSGADPAAALWLGALNPLVLLHLVAGAHNDALMLGLLGLGLVAACGRWPVLGAVLVTSAALVKAPAALGLVAVVALLVRSGRRPSHAIALTTAAAAATTVTATAVAGTGYGWVHTLTTPVSPHNWALTSLLGRATRAALEHLGSGLAPLAVPAWHLLGLAATAAAVSLIWLRLRPHPVYALGLSLLAVAVLGPAIRPWYVLWGLFLIAAAGPSAPVRHRVAALAGVLALAVLPSGGPADPGLLVLAVCGVLLGLAVLWQAHQSARTPAPGRTA from the coding sequence GTGCCGGCCAAGACCGTTCCCGTTGACCAGACCCCTTCCGTCGACCACCCCGTCGCCCTCCGCCGCTGCCAGGTGCTGGGCCTGACCGGTACCGTCTTCCTCGCCCTGGGCGGTGAGACCGCGGGCGCCCTGCCCGTCCGGGACCACCTCGCGCCCGCCCCCGCACGGGCCGCGCTCGGACTGGTCGCCGTCTACTTCGGCGTCGTGCTGCTGACCGCCGCCTGGATGCTGCTCGGCCGGCTGGTGCGCGGCCCGCGCCCACCGTCCCAGCGGTCCCTGCTGCTGGTCCTGACCGTCTGGGCGGCCCCCCTGCTGCTCGCCCCGCCGCTGTTCAGCCGGGACGTCTACAGCTACCTCGCACAGGGCGCCATGGTCGACGCCCACATGGACGTGTACACCCAGGGACCCGCCCGGCTCGGCGGCCCACTGGCCCACGAGGTCGCCCCCGTGTGGCAGCACACGGCCGCCCCCTACGGGCCGGCCTTCCTGGCCCTGGCGTCCGCGCTGTCGGGACTGACCCACGGCCGGCTGCCCGCCGGACTGCTCGGCATGCGCCTGCTCGCGCTGCTCGGCGTGGCCCTCATGGCCGCCGCACTGCCCCGTCTCGCCCGGCACAGCGGCGCCGACCCGGCCGCCGCGCTGTGGCTCGGCGCCCTCAACCCGCTGGTCCTGCTGCACCTCGTCGCCGGCGCCCACAACGACGCGCTCATGCTGGGGCTGCTCGGACTCGGCCTGGTCGCCGCGTGCGGCCGGTGGCCCGTCCTCGGAGCCGTGCTCGTCACGTCGGCCGCCCTGGTCAAGGCGCCCGCCGCGCTCGGCCTGGTCGCCGTCGTGGCCCTGCTGGTCCGCTCCGGCCGGCGCCCGTCGCACGCGATCGCGCTCACGACGGCCGCCGCCGCGGCCACCACGGTCACCGCGACCGCCGTGGCCGGCACGGGATACGGCTGGGTCCACACCCTGACCACCCCCGTCTCCCCGCACAACTGGGCCCTCACCAGCCTGCTCGGCCGGGCCACCCGCGCCGCGCTCGAACACCTCGGCAGCGGCCTGGCCCCCCTGGCCGTCCCGGCCTGGCACCTGCTCGGCCTGGCGGCCACCGCGGCCGCCGTCTCGCTGATCTGGCTGCGGCTGCGCCCGCACCCGGTGTACGCCCTCGGCCTGAGCCTGCTGGCCGTCGCCGTCCTCGGCCCGGCGATCCGCCCCTGGTACGTGCTCTGGGGCCTGTTCCTCATCGCGGCCGCCGGGCCCAGCGCCCCGGTACGGCACCGGGTGGCCGCCCTGGCCGGCGTCCTCGCCCTCGCCGTGCTGCCCAGCGGCGGACCGGCCGACCCCGGCCTGCTGGTGCTCGCCGTCTGCGGCGTGCTGCTCGGCCTGGCCGTCCTGTGGCAGGCCCACCAGAGCGCCCGTACGCCCGCGCCGGGACGCACCGCGTGA
- a CDS encoding glycosyltransferase family 87 protein produces MSVRTAPRTDRGRLLLVLALAAAVTAFTATVPLLRGFFDLRVYYGTVHTWLAHGGRIYDYRVPGAAYGFTYPPFAALALLPLAALGRPAAIAASLLVNLAALAVVLRILAGPGWRRHGWYRWSLALCALALFEPLRDTFSFGQVNLVLLALVLADCRLLAAGRDRWAGAGIGLAAAVKLTPALFIGLLLLARRWRAAAVAAAVAFAATGLAAWADPGASRYYWTEALWDTGRVGRLDYVSNQSLQGVLARLGEPDRAPWAAAVLLVLGVWAWRARRAAAAGDWAAAFALTGAAACLVSPITWVHHLVWLLPAFVVLARAGHPRLAGALYAVLCTSVVWLWFDDASGPGGFLGSNAYTWITLGLLLGLPAGQPSAPRAFLALRARVTANAPSPASPATATVPGQSESSSGAGPAVAATGAADAGAAGAARSASSEPTGSTRPAAAKPQSSS; encoded by the coding sequence GTGAGCGTCCGGACGGCGCCGCGCACCGACCGGGGACGGCTGCTCCTCGTCCTCGCGCTCGCCGCTGCCGTCACCGCGTTCACGGCGACCGTCCCGCTGCTGCGCGGCTTCTTCGACCTGCGCGTCTACTACGGCACCGTGCACACCTGGCTGGCCCACGGTGGCCGTATCTACGACTACCGGGTACCGGGGGCGGCGTACGGCTTCACCTACCCGCCGTTCGCCGCCCTCGCCCTGCTGCCGCTGGCCGCGCTGGGCAGGCCGGCCGCGATCGCCGCCTCCCTGCTGGTCAACCTGGCCGCGCTCGCGGTGGTGCTGCGGATCCTGGCCGGGCCGGGGTGGCGGCGCCACGGCTGGTACCGGTGGTCGCTGGCCCTGTGCGCGCTGGCCCTCTTCGAGCCGCTGCGGGACACCTTCAGCTTCGGCCAGGTGAACCTGGTGCTGCTCGCCCTGGTCCTCGCCGACTGCCGGCTGCTCGCGGCCGGGCGGGACCGCTGGGCGGGCGCCGGGATCGGGCTCGCCGCGGCCGTGAAACTCACCCCGGCGCTCTTCATCGGCCTGTTGCTGCTCGCCCGGCGGTGGCGTGCCGCGGCGGTGGCGGCCGCCGTGGCGTTCGCCGCGACCGGCCTCGCCGCCTGGGCGGACCCGGGAGCGTCGCGCTACTACTGGACCGAGGCGCTGTGGGACACCGGCCGGGTCGGCCGCCTCGACTACGTCTCCAACCAGTCGCTGCAGGGCGTCCTCGCCCGCCTCGGCGAACCGGACCGCGCGCCGTGGGCCGCGGCGGTGCTGCTGGTGCTCGGCGTGTGGGCGTGGCGCGCCCGGCGGGCCGCGGCGGCCGGGGACTGGGCGGCGGCCTTCGCCCTCACCGGGGCGGCCGCCTGTCTGGTCAGCCCGATCACCTGGGTGCACCACCTGGTGTGGCTGCTGCCGGCCTTCGTGGTCCTGGCGCGCGCCGGGCACCCGCGGCTCGCGGGCGCCCTGTACGCGGTGCTGTGCACCAGCGTGGTGTGGCTCTGGTTCGACGACGCCTCGGGCCCCGGCGGGTTCCTCGGGAGCAACGCCTACACGTGGATCACGCTGGGCCTGCTGCTGGGCCTGCCGGCCGGTCAGCCGTCCGCGCCCCGGGCGTTCTTGGCCCTGAGGGCCCGGGTCACGGCGAACGCGCCGAGCCCGGCGAGCCCCGCGACGGCCACGGTGCCAGGCCAGTCCGAGTCGTCGTCCGGCGCCGGCCCTGCGGTCGCCGCGACGGGCGCGGCGGACGCGGGCGCGGCGGGAGCGGCGCGCAGCGCGTCCAGCGAGCCGACCGGGTCCACCCGCCCGGCCGCCGCGAAACCCCAGTCGAGCAGCTGA
- a CDS encoding helix-turn-helix domain-containing protein: MLRTPSGHTRRDILDWLKDPAANFPGPGPGDPGERGVTARALAARLGVPRRTARAHLDLLTRLGLLRTRRIRCRTYYRRDEVRIAEVARMFEKGW; encoded by the coding sequence ATGCTGAGGACTCCCTCGGGACACACGCGGCGGGACATCCTGGACTGGCTGAAGGACCCCGCGGCCAACTTCCCCGGACCGGGACCCGGCGATCCCGGCGAGCGGGGCGTCACCGCCCGGGCCCTGGCCGCCAGGCTCGGGGTGCCGCGCCGGACCGCACGCGCACATCTCGACCTCCTCACCCGCCTCGGCCTGCTGCGCACCCGCCGGATCCGCTGTCGCACCTACTACCGGCGCGACGAGGTCCGCATCGCCGAGGTGGCCAGGATGTTCGAGAAGGGGTGGTGA
- a CDS encoding asparaginase encodes MYNGSPADAPLVREPLHAPVAHLVRGGVVEGIHYGSVVVLGADGRVELQLGDIEAAFYPRSALKPVQAVAMLRAGLPLDGDLLSLAAASHSGEERHLAGTRRILDLAGLTEDDLGNVPDMPYDPVERDAWVRDGRQPSRLAQNCSGKHAAMLWTAKLNGWTLTDYLDAAHPLQRAVADAVEDLTGQRAAGVTVDGCGAPLFAISLHGLARALSRITSAVPGTPEARVADAMREHPETASGTRRDVAALMRAVPGLLSKDGFEGVQVAALPDGRAVAVKIADGANRARVPVAAAALARAGVDPALLTAFAGEPLLGGGRPVGSVRPVRALDPVELPACA; translated from the coding sequence ATGTACAACGGTTCCCCCGCGGACGCACCCCTGGTCCGCGAGCCCCTCCACGCTCCCGTCGCCCACCTCGTCCGCGGCGGGGTCGTCGAGGGCATCCACTACGGCTCCGTCGTCGTCCTCGGCGCCGACGGCCGGGTCGAGCTGCAGCTCGGCGACATCGAGGCCGCGTTCTACCCGCGCTCGGCCCTCAAGCCCGTCCAGGCCGTGGCCATGCTGCGGGCCGGGCTGCCGCTCGACGGCGACCTGCTGTCGCTGGCCGCAGCGAGCCACTCCGGCGAGGAGCGGCACCTCGCCGGCACCCGGCGCATCCTCGACCTCGCCGGCCTCACCGAGGACGACCTGGGCAACGTGCCCGACATGCCGTACGACCCCGTCGAGCGCGACGCCTGGGTCCGCGACGGCAGGCAGCCCTCCCGCCTCGCCCAGAACTGCTCCGGCAAGCACGCCGCCATGCTGTGGACCGCCAAGCTCAACGGCTGGACCCTGACCGACTACCTGGACGCCGCGCACCCGCTCCAGCGGGCCGTCGCCGACGCCGTCGAGGACCTGACCGGCCAGCGGGCCGCCGGGGTCACCGTGGACGGCTGCGGCGCGCCGCTGTTCGCCATATCCCTGCACGGCCTCGCCCGCGCCCTGTCCCGCATCACCTCGGCCGTCCCGGGCACGCCCGAGGCCCGGGTGGCGGACGCGATGCGCGAGCACCCCGAGACGGCCTCCGGCACCCGGCGCGACGTGGCCGCGCTGATGCGGGCCGTCCCCGGGCTGCTCTCCAAGGACGGCTTCGAGGGCGTCCAGGTGGCCGCGCTGCCCGACGGCCGGGCCGTCGCGGTCAAGATCGCCGACGGCGCGAACCGGGCGCGCGTCCCGGTCGCGGCGGCCGCGCTGGCCCGGGCGGGCGTCGACCCGGCCCTGCTGACCGCGTTCGCCGGTGAGCCGCTGCTCGGCGGCGGGAGGCCGGTCGGCTCCGTGCGGCCGGTGCGCGCGCTGGACCCCGTCGAACTGCCGGCCTGCGCCTGA
- a CDS encoding DUF190 domain-containing protein: protein MTSLGGRALRLTVYIGEDDTWHHKPLYSEIVHRAHAAGLAGASVFRGIEGFGASSRIHTSRLLSLSEDLPVAIVVVDTEERVRAFLPQLDELVTEGLVTLDACEVIRYVGRPPGPGGDTKSPKARGRKPKGEKSE, encoded by the coding sequence ATGACATCCCTCGGCGGCCGGGCCCTGCGGCTCACCGTGTACATCGGCGAGGACGACACCTGGCACCACAAGCCCCTCTACTCCGAGATCGTGCACCGCGCGCACGCGGCCGGCCTCGCCGGGGCCAGCGTCTTCCGCGGCATCGAGGGGTTCGGCGCCTCCTCCCGCATCCACACCTCCCGGCTGCTCTCCCTGAGCGAGGACCTGCCGGTCGCCATCGTCGTGGTGGACACCGAGGAACGGGTCCGGGCCTTCCTGCCGCAGCTCGACGAACTGGTCACGGAGGGGCTGGTGACCCTCGACGCGTGCGAGGTCATCCGCTACGTGGGCCGTCCGCCCGGGCCGGGCGGGGACACGAAGAGCCCCAAGGCGAGGGGCCGGAAGCCGAAGGGTGAGAAGTCGGAGTGA
- a CDS encoding glutaminase, whose product MVIMTTTSSLAFLPVLERIAEEMERTPGRGRPADYIPALAARDPRSFGMAVAELDGTVYGVGEWRQPFSAQSITKVFTLALDLAREGDELWEHVGREPSGNPFNSLVQLEYENGIPRNPFINAGALVVTDRLQTRTGDAAGELLAFLRAESGNPALDFDKEIAASETANGDRNAALAHFMASYRNIDNDVPVLLDQYFRQCSVAASCGDLALATTFLARHGIRSDGTRLLTRSQAKQVNAVMLTCGTYDAAGDFAYRVGLPGKSGVGGGIIAVVPGRCTLCVWSPGLDERGNSVAGVAALDRFTTLTGLSVF is encoded by the coding sequence ATGGTGATCATGACAACGACGTCGTCCCTCGCCTTCCTGCCGGTCCTGGAGCGCATCGCCGAGGAGATGGAGCGCACGCCCGGCCGCGGACGTCCCGCCGACTACATCCCGGCCCTGGCGGCCCGCGATCCCCGCAGCTTCGGCATGGCCGTCGCCGAGCTGGACGGCACGGTGTACGGGGTGGGGGAGTGGCGGCAGCCCTTCTCGGCGCAGTCCATCACCAAGGTCTTCACGCTCGCCCTGGACCTGGCCCGGGAGGGCGACGAACTCTGGGAGCACGTGGGCCGGGAACCCTCCGGCAACCCGTTCAACTCGCTGGTGCAGCTGGAGTACGAGAACGGCATTCCGAGGAATCCTTTCATCAACGCGGGCGCGCTCGTCGTGACGGACCGCCTCCAGACCCGTACCGGCGACGCGGCCGGGGAACTGCTGGCCTTCCTGCGTGCCGAGAGCGGCAACCCCGCGCTGGACTTCGACAAGGAGATCGCGGCCTCCGAGACCGCGAACGGCGACCGCAACGCGGCCCTCGCCCACTTCATGGCGTCCTACCGCAACATCGACAACGACGTGCCCGTCCTGCTCGACCAGTACTTCCGGCAGTGCTCCGTCGCCGCCTCCTGCGGCGACCTGGCCCTCGCCACCACCTTCCTCGCCCGGCACGGCATCCGCTCCGACGGCACCCGGCTGCTCACCCGCAGCCAGGCCAAGCAGGTCAACGCCGTGATGCTGACCTGCGGCACGTACGACGCGGCCGGCGACTTCGCCTACCGCGTCGGCCTGCCCGGCAAGAGCGGGGTGGGCGGCGGGATCATCGCGGTCGTACCGGGCCGGTGCACGCTGTGCGTGTGGAGCCCGGGGCTGGACGAGCGCGGCAACTCGGTGGCCGGGGTGGCGGCCCTCGACCGGTTCACGACACTGACCGGCCTGTCGGTGTTCTAA
- a CDS encoding SMP-30/gluconolactonase/LRE family protein produces MTTALVPLHYVALGGRGPEDVVADPEGRVLTGTEDGRILRIRHLGDPDTARVETLADTGGRPLGLELLPDGALLVCDAERGLLRVEPGGAVHVLADSAAGERLRFCSNVVALADGSLCFTVSSRRHPLDHWIGDIVEHSGTGRLLRLAPDASEPEVLLDGLQFANGLAPSADGSFLVIAETGACRLTRYHLTGPRAGRAEPFAELPGMPDNLWREGPDGPVWVALAGPRVPPLDLLHRAPAAVRRTAARAAVRAPFRPGGTIGVMALDDDGTVVHRLTRRRSGFRMVTSVCRAGRHLVLGSLWEPGVAVCALPAAR; encoded by the coding sequence ATGACGACCGCACTCGTCCCCCTCCACTACGTCGCCCTCGGCGGCCGCGGCCCCGAGGACGTGGTGGCCGACCCCGAAGGACGGGTCCTCACCGGCACCGAGGACGGCCGCATCCTGCGCATCCGACACCTCGGGGACCCGGACACGGCCCGCGTCGAGACGCTCGCCGACACCGGCGGCCGCCCGCTCGGCCTGGAACTCCTCCCGGACGGCGCCCTGCTGGTCTGCGACGCCGAACGCGGCCTGCTGCGCGTGGAGCCCGGCGGCGCCGTGCACGTCCTCGCCGACTCGGCGGCGGGGGAGCGGCTGCGGTTCTGCAGCAACGTGGTCGCCCTCGCCGACGGCAGCCTCTGCTTCACCGTCTCCAGCCGCCGGCACCCGCTGGACCACTGGATCGGCGACATCGTGGAACACTCCGGCACCGGACGCCTGCTCCGCCTCGCGCCGGACGCCTCGGAGCCCGAAGTCCTGCTCGACGGGCTGCAGTTCGCCAACGGCCTCGCCCCGAGCGCCGACGGCTCGTTCCTGGTGATCGCCGAGACCGGCGCCTGCCGCCTCACCCGTTACCACCTCACCGGACCGCGCGCCGGCCGGGCCGAACCCTTCGCCGAGCTCCCCGGCATGCCCGACAACCTGTGGCGCGAGGGCCCGGACGGACCCGTATGGGTCGCCCTCGCCGGCCCCCGGGTCCCCCCGCTCGACCTGCTGCACCGCGCACCCGCCGCCGTGCGCCGCACCGCCGCCCGGGCCGCCGTCCGCGCCCCCTTCCGGCCGGGCGGCACCATCGGGGTGATGGCCCTGGACGACGACGGCACCGTCGTCCACCGCCTCACCCGCCGCCGGTCCGGCTTCCGCATGGTCACCAGCGTCTGCCGGGCCGGCCGGCACCTGGTGCTCGGCAGTCTCTGGGAGCCCGGCGTCGCCGTCTGCGCGCTGCCCGCCGCCCGCTGA
- the crcB gene encoding fluoride efflux transporter CrcB: MTAPDAESLRARRAPARRAEWRAQAPVVAVVAAGGALGAVARYGFALAWPTPPGGFPWATFWTNVVGCAVMGVFMVLITDVRPAHRLVRPFFGTGVLGGFTTFSTYAVDIRRLVGAGRPGTGLAYLAATLVAALAAVWLASAAARSVLVRRQP; this comes from the coding sequence ATGACAGCCCCGGATGCCGAGAGCCTCCGCGCCCGCCGGGCACCCGCGCGGCGGGCCGAGTGGCGCGCCCAGGCCCCCGTCGTGGCGGTGGTCGCCGCGGGCGGCGCCCTCGGCGCCGTGGCCCGCTACGGGTTCGCCCTGGCCTGGCCCACGCCGCCCGGCGGGTTCCCCTGGGCGACCTTCTGGACCAACGTCGTCGGCTGCGCCGTCATGGGTGTGTTCATGGTGCTGATCACCGACGTCCGGCCCGCGCACCGCCTGGTCCGCCCCTTCTTCGGCACCGGCGTGCTCGGCGGCTTCACCACCTTCTCCACCTACGCCGTCGACATCCGCAGGCTGGTCGGCGCCGGTCGCCCCGGCACCGGCCTCGCCTACCTCGCCGCGACGCTCGTCGCGGCGCTCGCGGCGGTGTGGCTGGCCTCGGCCGCCGCCCGCTCGGTCCTCGTCCGGAGGCAGCCATGA